A genomic segment from uncultured Marinifilum sp. encodes:
- a CDS encoding GNAT family N-acetyltransferase: protein MIEYKINTSKSENILIHLNKCNNHFNPPLNQTVNLKEYSDKIHKNSITFEAWYKKELIGLVATYFNDNKIDSFITNVSVIKEFWGHGIASNLIDSCISYARNNSFKQIQLEVNKDSKQAIHVYEKYGFKNKSQNNESIIMKNTLHIKK, encoded by the coding sequence ATGATTGAATATAAAATAAATACCAGCAAAAGTGAAAATATCCTCATCCATTTAAACAAATGTAATAATCATTTTAATCCACCTCTCAATCAAACGGTTAACTTAAAAGAATATTCCGATAAGATTCATAAGAATTCAATTACTTTCGAAGCTTGGTATAAAAAAGAACTAATAGGACTTGTAGCCACTTATTTTAATGATAACAAAATAGATTCATTCATTACCAATGTTAGCGTAATTAAAGAATTTTGGGGACACGGAATTGCCAGTAATTTAATTGATTCCTGCATTTCTTATGCTCGAAACAATTCTTTTAAACAAATACAACTAGAAGTAAATAAAGACTCAAAACAGGCCATTCATGTTTATGAAAAATATGGTTTTAAAAATAAATCTCAGAATAATGAATCGATAATAATGAAAAACACACTACATATAAAAAAATAA
- a CDS encoding DUF6268 family outer membrane beta-barrel protein, translating into MVKKVIVLFIVLFNICYITKAQLNKEKFGADYTFIGKGSSDKGGDVSFEKYDFRISFPKKLAKSRTMIFHKLEYAKTNIDYGTTLKINNKIENFHSVSYALGFSKPIKKGWFLTAFISPSIASNFESSINFDELNLFGMILLSKPINKKKNLMLSLGALYSNTLGFPAPIPVASLMWKPNKKWTLSFGFPRFDINYKASKSTSIGTNLIIAGENFTLSNDISYEDGNKKIDNIRIRNIGGALYLNQKISKMLMLTINSGYTFSRNFEFNNGSDSLIDFDLDNNIYFKAGIAVGL; encoded by the coding sequence ATGGTAAAAAAAGTAATTGTTTTATTCATCGTTTTATTCAACATCTGTTACATTACAAAGGCCCAACTGAATAAAGAGAAATTTGGTGCCGATTATACATTCATCGGAAAAGGAAGTTCAGATAAAGGAGGCGATGTCTCTTTTGAAAAATATGACTTTCGTATTAGTTTTCCTAAAAAACTAGCAAAATCGAGAACAATGATATTTCACAAGTTAGAATATGCAAAAACAAATATCGACTATGGAACTACTCTAAAAATAAATAACAAAATAGAAAATTTTCATTCTGTTTCCTATGCTTTAGGATTTTCAAAACCAATAAAAAAAGGCTGGTTTCTTACTGCATTCATAAGTCCTAGCATAGCATCGAACTTCGAATCATCAATAAATTTTGATGAATTAAACTTATTTGGAATGATATTATTAAGCAAACCCATAAATAAAAAGAAAAATTTGATGTTAAGTTTAGGAGCACTTTACTCTAACACATTAGGATTTCCGGCACCTATTCCTGTAGCAAGCTTAATGTGGAAACCAAATAAAAAATGGACACTTAGCTTTGGATTTCCAAGATTCGATATCAATTATAAAGCAAGTAAGTCTACAAGTATAGGAACAAATTTAATTATAGCTGGAGAGAACTTTACATTAAGCAATGATATCTCTTACGAAGATGGCAATAAGAAAATTGATAACATAAGAATAAGAAATATCGGAGGAGCATTATATCTCAATCAAAAAATTTCTAAAATGCTTATGCTTACAATTAATTCAGGATATACTTTTAGTAGAAATTTTGAATTTAATAATGGTTCCGATTCACTTATTGATTTTGATTTGGATAACAACATCTATTTTAAAGCCGGTATTGCAGTAGGTTTATAA
- a CDS encoding adenylate/guanylate cyclase domain-containing protein gives MLKLQKSTKDKIKSFLIINAIWIIFIYLWNFLQMNPEIEIPKELQDPFKERMNGLNLLLAGLLMGTIFSLLNMRIQKKQDKLRKQSYGRIIISYSITHILLTVFSVFSIGLLSQYIFAGEITHVDILKIKAFVKSSNFIKILIYTYLISSGIILMQIIDQKFGPGVLIDLLLGKFRNPKETELIFLFMDLKSSTTYAEKLGHKKYSQLIQDCFTDLTNAVKEYDATIYQYIGDEVVLMWPYKEGIKNLNCVKVFYRFKELIEKKSDYYKNTYGFTPKFKAGLNGGTLMAAEVGVVKRSIAFHGDVINTASRIQGLCNSFEEEFLASKLIVSDLENQNTFKYQFVDNIQLKGKKEKVNIFKINKSHS, from the coding sequence ATGCTTAAACTTCAAAAATCTACAAAAGATAAAATAAAAAGTTTTCTTATTATTAATGCAATTTGGATTATTTTCATATATCTGTGGAATTTTTTACAGATGAATCCGGAAATAGAAATTCCCAAAGAACTTCAAGATCCGTTTAAGGAGAGAATGAACGGTTTAAATCTTTTATTAGCAGGACTTTTAATGGGTACCATATTTAGCCTGCTTAATATGAGAATTCAGAAAAAGCAGGATAAATTACGTAAACAATCTTATGGTAGAATTATTATATCTTATAGTATTACACATATATTACTTACCGTTTTTAGTGTTTTTTCAATAGGTTTACTATCACAATACATTTTTGCTGGAGAAATAACTCACGTCGACATATTAAAGATTAAGGCATTTGTTAAGTCTAGTAACTTTATTAAAATCTTAATTTACACCTACTTAATAAGTTCTGGTATTATCCTAATGCAAATTATCGATCAAAAATTTGGTCCAGGTGTTCTAATCGACTTACTATTAGGAAAATTTCGCAACCCAAAAGAAACCGAGTTGATATTTTTATTTATGGATCTAAAATCATCAACCACTTATGCCGAGAAACTAGGTCATAAAAAATACAGCCAGTTAATTCAGGATTGTTTTACCGATTTAACAAATGCAGTAAAAGAATACGATGCAACTATTTATCAATACATTGGCGATGAGGTGGTATTAATGTGGCCATATAAAGAAGGAATAAAAAATCTAAACTGCGTTAAAGTATTTTATCGATTTAAAGAACTTATTGAAAAAAAATCGGACTACTATAAAAATACTTATGGTTTTACACCAAAATTTAAAGCCGGTTTAAATGGTGGTACACTTATGGCTGCAGAAGTTGGAGTTGTTAAACGTTCCATAGCTTTCCATGGCGACGTAATTAATACTGCTTCGAGAATTCAGGGCTTGTGTAATTCATTTGAGGAAGAATTTTTAGCTTCAAAATTAATTGTTAGCGATTTAGAAAATCAAAACACATTCAAGTATCAATTTGTCGATAACATTCAGTTAAAAGGTAAAAAAGAAAAGGTAAATATCTTTAAAATAAACAAATCCCACTCGTAA
- a CDS encoding nitroreductase family protein codes for MLKNLVVNNRSYRRFFEDQKISVSELKEWINFARLSASGRNAQTLKYKIVLSEDKRNEVFETLAWAGYLKNWDGPEKGERPAAYVIMLNDENLGKNYFSDDGIAAQSLLLGAVESGFGGCILRAFNDKKLRGIINANEGHKIIQVIALGKPKEKVVITEMKEGDIKYWRDEKGVHYVPKRNLDEIILEEL; via the coding sequence ATGTTAAAAAATTTAGTTGTAAATAATCGTAGCTACCGAAGATTTTTTGAAGATCAAAAAATTTCAGTGTCAGAACTTAAGGAATGGATTAATTTTGCTCGTTTAAGTGCTTCGGGTAGAAATGCTCAGACTTTAAAATACAAAATTGTATTATCAGAAGATAAAAGGAACGAGGTTTTTGAAACTCTGGCATGGGCAGGATATTTAAAAAATTGGGATGGACCTGAAAAAGGTGAAAGACCTGCTGCTTATGTAATCATGTTAAATGATGAGAACTTGGGAAAAAACTACTTTAGTGATGATGGTATTGCAGCTCAAAGTTTACTATTGGGAGCTGTTGAAAGTGGCTTTGGAGGCTGTATTTTGCGTGCTTTTAATGATAAAAAATTACGAGGTATTATAAATGCTAACGAAGGACACAAAATAATACAGGTTATTGCTTTGGGAAAACCCAAAGAAAAAGTTGTTATTACAGAAATGAAAGAGGGAGATATTAAATATTGGAGAGATGAAAAAGGAGTGCATTACGTTCCTAAAAGAAATCTTGACGAAATAATATTGGAAGAATTGTAA
- a CDS encoding proline dehydrogenase family protein: MLNKIIAASLPYMPKKLVWLFSKRYIAGETIEDAVRESKKLNDQGIKVTVDLLGEFITNLDEASENKESYLKIIETFEANKIDGNFSVKPTFFGLLLDEEACYQNIRTVVAKAAEYNNFIRIDMEDSPCVDQEIKIFRRLKAEFPKNVGLVLQAYLKRTFTDLQNMMDMQNGSSNLNYRLCKGIYVESPEVAYKKYEEINDNYVKDLDFIFQNKVYPGIATHDKPLVESAYKLIEKYNVPKDQYEFQMLYGVTPELRKSIIDNGHTMRVYVPFGKDWFGYSTRRLKENPKMASLIIKALFKRG, from the coding sequence ATGTTAAATAAAATAATAGCGGCAAGCCTCCCTTATATGCCAAAGAAATTAGTTTGGTTGTTTTCCAAGCGATACATTGCAGGAGAAACAATAGAAGATGCAGTAAGAGAATCGAAAAAATTAAACGACCAAGGCATTAAAGTTACTGTAGACTTATTAGGTGAGTTTATTACCAATTTAGATGAAGCCAGCGAAAACAAAGAATCATACTTAAAAATTATAGAAACTTTTGAAGCCAATAAAATAGATGGTAATTTTTCAGTAAAACCTACTTTTTTTGGATTACTGCTAGATGAAGAAGCCTGTTACCAAAACATAAGAACGGTTGTGGCTAAAGCTGCCGAATACAATAATTTTATTCGTATCGACATGGAAGATTCTCCCTGCGTTGATCAGGAAATTAAAATTTTTAGAAGATTAAAAGCCGAATTTCCTAAAAATGTTGGTCTGGTATTACAAGCTTATTTAAAAAGAACTTTTACCGATTTGCAAAACATGATGGATATGCAAAATGGTTCTTCAAATTTAAACTATCGCTTATGCAAAGGAATTTACGTTGAATCTCCTGAAGTAGCATATAAAAAGTATGAGGAAATTAATGATAACTATGTGAAAGATCTGGATTTTATTTTCCAAAATAAGGTTTATCCTGGAATTGCTACTCACGATAAGCCCTTAGTTGAAAGTGCTTATAAATTAATTGAGAAGTATAATGTTCCTAAAGATCAGTACGAATTTCAGATGCTTTACGGAGTAACTCCTGAGCTAAGAAAATCGATAATTGACAATGGCCATACCATGAGAGTTTACGTTCCTTTCGGTAAAGACTGGTTTGGATACTCTACCCGAAGATTAAAGGAAAATCCAAAAATGGCTTCCTTAATTATAAAAGCCTTGTTTAAAAGAGGCTAA
- a CDS encoding OmpH family outer membrane protein, whose protein sequence is MKNLSIALNAVLVVAVAILYFVQFSGDNDSQKVKSVAGEGAVVYINTDSLLNNYNFSRDLNEKFLKKQEDSRTDFNFKAQKLEKEAMEFQRKVQNNGFLTRKRAEEAQQKLIAKQQNLQQLDRELSAELMGEQNANSKRLFDSVTNYLKEYNSTHNYSLILSTTKGGNVLLSKDGLDITKEVLDGLNARYTPEAK, encoded by the coding sequence ATGAAAAATTTATCTATTGCATTAAATGCTGTCCTGGTTGTTGCTGTTGCTATTCTTTACTTTGTGCAATTCTCTGGCGATAATGATTCTCAAAAAGTTAAGTCTGTAGCAGGCGAAGGTGCTGTAGTGTACATCAATACAGATTCATTGCTTAATAACTATAATTTTTCTCGCGATTTAAACGAGAAATTTCTTAAAAAACAAGAAGACTCGAGAACCGACTTTAACTTTAAAGCTCAGAAATTAGAGAAAGAAGCTATGGAGTTTCAACGTAAAGTTCAGAATAATGGGTTTTTAACTCGTAAAAGAGCTGAAGAAGCACAACAAAAATTAATTGCTAAGCAACAAAATTTACAGCAGTTAGATCGTGAGTTAAGTGCAGAATTAATGGGTGAGCAAAATGCGAATAGCAAGCGATTATTCGATAGCGTAACCAATTATTTAAAAGAGTATAACTCAACTCATAACTACAGTTTAATTTTGAGTACAACCAAAGGTGGTAATGTATTATTATCGAAAGATGGTTTAGATATCACCAAAGAAGTTCTTGATGGTTTAAACGCAAGATATACTCCGGAAGCTAAATAA
- a CDS encoding glycosyltransferase family 2 protein, with the protein MAFADKYLKKQRMYPEYISNSVSEKLNMIITIPCYDEPNLIPSLEALWNCDRPDNEVEVIVIVNSGEQTQQKALDQNKKTISDAKAWIKEHQDDGLKFYLIHQANLPKKFAGVGFARKIAMDEAVSRFNKIDKANGIITGFDADSACDSNYLVEIEKLFKKHPKANGANIFYEHPLEGDEFDSEIYDAIAQYELYLRYYMLAMRYAGHPHAFHTVGSSFAVSASAYIKQGGMNRRQAGEDFYFLQKIIPLGKFYEIKSTRVIPSPRISDRVPFGTGKAVSVFIDEGITDYQTYNYSAFKDLKAFFDKTDDFFGVDYDTYLHELLVKLPGSVRSYLKEDNFFDSLNEINKNCASIDTFRKKFFAAFNAFKVLKYLNNVHEQFIDEESIVVCSKQLLSDLGIDTKGIYTAKELLEIYRDYEKK; encoded by the coding sequence ATGGCCTTTGCAGATAAATACCTTAAGAAACAACGAATGTACCCTGAGTATATTTCGAATTCGGTTTCTGAGAAACTTAATATGATAATTACTATTCCGTGCTACGACGAACCTAATTTAATACCTAGTTTGGAGGCATTGTGGAATTGCGACCGTCCTGATAATGAGGTTGAGGTAATTGTTATTGTGAACTCGGGAGAGCAAACTCAGCAGAAAGCTCTCGATCAAAATAAGAAAACAATTAGCGACGCAAAGGCTTGGATAAAAGAGCATCAGGATGATGGTTTAAAATTTTATTTAATACATCAGGCCAACTTGCCTAAGAAATTTGCAGGAGTTGGCTTCGCAAGAAAAATTGCAATGGATGAGGCGGTAAGTCGATTTAATAAAATTGATAAAGCCAATGGAATTATTACAGGTTTCGATGCCGATTCTGCCTGCGATAGCAACTACTTGGTAGAAATAGAAAAGTTATTTAAAAAGCATCCGAAAGCTAATGGAGCTAATATTTTTTACGAACATCCATTGGAAGGAGACGAGTTCGATAGTGAAATATACGATGCAATTGCGCAGTATGAGTTGTATTTAAGATATTACATGCTGGCCATGCGTTATGCTGGTCATCCGCATGCTTTTCATACAGTAGGATCTAGTTTTGCCGTTTCGGCAAGTGCTTACATCAAGCAGGGAGGAATGAATCGCCGTCAGGCTGGTGAAGATTTCTATTTTCTGCAAAAAATAATTCCGCTGGGTAAATTTTACGAAATTAAAAGCACTAGGGTGATTCCTTCACCCCGAATTTCGGATCGTGTTCCTTTTGGTACCGGGAAAGCAGTTTCTGTTTTTATTGATGAGGGAATTACAGATTATCAAACCTATAATTATTCAGCGTTTAAAGATTTAAAGGCTTTTTTCGATAAAACAGACGATTTCTTTGGTGTCGATTATGATACCTATTTGCATGAATTACTTGTGAAACTTCCTGGTTCGGTTCGTAGTTATCTGAAAGAAGATAATTTCTTTGATTCTTTAAACGAAATCAATAAAAATTGTGCTTCTATAGATACTTTTAGAAAGAAATTTTTTGCTGCTTTTAATGCTTTTAAAGTTTTAAAGTACCTGAATAATGTTCACGAACAATTTATCGATGAAGAAAGTATTGTGGTTTGTTCGAAGCAGTTGTTAAGCGATTTAGGAATAGATACCAAAGGAATTTATACGGCCAAAGAATTGTTAGAGATCTATAGAGATTACGAGAAAAAATAA
- a CDS encoding septum formation initiator family protein yields the protein MILKLAKKYIPKLIRSKYTITFLIFFVWLLFFDHHSIIDRKINQSKIESLEKEKSYFIKKIETDSKKIHELKTNHKNLEKFAREQYLMKKKNEDIFIVIEE from the coding sequence ATGATTCTTAAACTGGCAAAAAAATATATCCCCAAATTAATCAGGAGTAAATACACAATTACCTTCTTAATTTTTTTTGTATGGCTACTTTTCTTCGACCATCATTCGATTATAGATAGAAAAATAAATCAATCAAAAATTGAATCATTAGAAAAAGAAAAATCCTATTTTATTAAAAAAATTGAAACTGATAGCAAGAAAATTCACGAGCTAAAAACCAACCATAAAAATCTGGAAAAATTTGCTCGCGAACAGTATCTTATGAAAAAGAAAAATGAGGATATTTTTATTGTAATTGAAGAATAA
- the pruA gene encoding L-glutamate gamma-semialdehyde dehydrogenase has product MPKGIYNVPVASNEPIFSYAPGSPERAELQATIKKMRAEEIDVPMYIGSEEVRTGDKRSMNPPHDHKHLLGYYHQGGKEHVQMAIDAALAAKPAWENLAWEHRASIFLKAAELISGPYRMKINAATMLGQSKNAFQAEIDSACEIADFLRFNVQYMTEIYKQQPVSSKGIWNRVEQRPLEGFIFALTPFNFTAIAGNLPSAPAMMGNTVVWKPSKTAVYSAQVLMEIFKKAGVPDGVINLVYVSGPDASDVIFNSPDFAGIHFTGSTAVFQNIWKTIGNNIHKYKTYPRIVGETGGKDYIFMHPTGCANEVATGITRGAFEFQGQKCSAASRAYIPASKWDEVMKLVQEDLAEIKMGGTEDFTNFHNAVIDETSFDKLAAAIDAAKASPDAEIVAGGTYDKSVGYFIAPTVIQAKKADYITMEEELFGPVITIFVYEDDKVDETLDILDQTSMYALTGGIFANDRYAIEKLVKRLTHTAGNFYINDKPTGAVVGQQPFGGSRGSGTNDKAGSMINLLRWVSPRTIKETFVPPVDYMYPNFLED; this is encoded by the coding sequence ATGCCAAAAGGTATATACAATGTTCCGGTTGCAAGTAACGAGCCAATTTTCTCGTATGCACCAGGAAGTCCGGAGAGAGCTGAATTACAAGCTACCATTAAAAAAATGCGTGCTGAAGAAATTGATGTACCAATGTACATCGGTAGCGAAGAAGTAAGAACAGGCGATAAAAGATCAATGAATCCCCCTCATGATCACAAACATTTATTAGGATATTATCATCAGGGTGGTAAAGAACACGTTCAAATGGCTATTGATGCTGCTTTAGCAGCTAAACCTGCATGGGAAAACCTTGCCTGGGAACATCGTGCTTCTATCTTTTTAAAAGCTGCTGAATTAATTTCGGGTCCTTACCGCATGAAAATTAATGCTGCTACTATGTTGGGACAATCGAAAAATGCATTTCAGGCCGAAATCGATTCTGCTTGTGAGATTGCTGATTTCTTGCGTTTCAACGTTCAGTATATGACTGAAATTTACAAGCAACAACCTGTATCATCAAAGGGAATTTGGAACCGCGTAGAGCAGCGTCCTCTTGAAGGATTTATTTTTGCATTAACTCCTTTCAACTTTACTGCTATTGCTGGAAACTTACCAAGTGCTCCTGCTATGATGGGAAATACTGTTGTTTGGAAACCATCAAAAACTGCTGTTTATTCTGCTCAGGTTTTAATGGAGATATTCAAAAAAGCTGGCGTTCCTGATGGTGTAATCAACCTTGTTTATGTATCGGGTCCTGATGCTTCTGATGTTATTTTCAATTCTCCTGATTTTGCTGGTATTCATTTTACTGGTTCAACTGCTGTATTCCAAAACATTTGGAAAACAATTGGTAACAACATTCATAAATACAAAACTTATCCTCGCATTGTAGGTGAAACTGGTGGTAAAGATTATATTTTTATGCACCCAACAGGATGTGCTAATGAAGTAGCTACAGGTATTACCCGTGGTGCTTTCGAATTCCAGGGACAAAAATGTTCTGCAGCCTCAAGAGCTTATATTCCTGCAAGCAAGTGGGATGAAGTGATGAAGTTGGTTCAGGAAGATTTAGCTGAGATTAAAATGGGTGGAACCGAAGATTTTACAAACTTCCACAATGCAGTAATCGACGAAACATCTTTCGACAAACTAGCTGCAGCAATCGACGCCGCAAAAGCTTCTCCTGATGCTGAAATTGTAGCAGGTGGAACTTACGACAAATCGGTAGGTTACTTTATTGCTCCTACTGTAATTCAGGCTAAAAAAGCTGATTACATTACCATGGAAGAGGAGTTATTTGGTCCTGTTATCACCATTTTTGTTTACGAAGACGATAAAGTTGATGAGACTTTAGATATTTTGGATCAGACTTCGATGTATGCACTAACAGGTGGTATTTTTGCCAACGATCGTTATGCCATTGAAAAATTAGTGAAGCGTTTAACTCATACTGCCGGTAACTTCTATATTAACGACAAACCAACTGGTGCGGTTGTAGGTCAACAGCCTTTCGGCGGATCGAGAGGTTCTGGTACTAATGATAAAGCTGGTTCTATGATTAACTTACTTCGTTGGGTTTCTCCACGAACTATTAAGGAAACATTTGTTCCTCCAGTTGATTATATGTATCCAAACTTTTTAGAAGATTAA
- a CDS encoding histidine kinase produces the protein MIDRIKNSISKFIQNRILQHILFWMASFYVLVQFFALEDEISDIDIVYTLLFHISLVFGVYLNTVVLIQLFLKKEKYVLYFIGLIVLWYVTAIINQFTFEKLSDIIVPDYFFISSYEIDDLLKFSFVYIALSTLLKLSKSWFQVLETEKELETLKRAQAETELRALKSNINPHFLFNNLTSLYGLARKKADETPEYILKLSALMRYMIYDTKDKLVPLNKELDYIVNYLELQKLRCDKTTKIKYDIRGEVDSHQIVPFLLIPFIENSFKHGGMNQNDKNIIDLFIIIEEESLEMQLKNSIPIKAGSEMDGMGGFGIENVKSRLQLFYQDQYSLDLSQNKEEFNVSLKLNLNLK, from the coding sequence ATGATAGATCGAATTAAAAATAGCATAAGTAAGTTTATTCAAAACAGAATATTACAGCATATTTTGTTTTGGATGGCTTCCTTCTATGTCTTGGTTCAATTCTTTGCTCTTGAGGATGAAATATCGGATATAGATATTGTATACACATTGCTTTTTCATATCAGTTTAGTATTTGGTGTTTACTTAAATACTGTTGTATTGATTCAATTATTTCTGAAAAAAGAAAAGTATGTTTTGTATTTTATTGGATTAATTGTGTTGTGGTATGTTACTGCAATAATTAATCAATTTACTTTCGAGAAACTGAGTGATATAATTGTGCCCGATTATTTTTTTATATCCTCTTATGAAATAGATGATTTACTTAAGTTTAGCTTTGTGTACATTGCATTAAGTACATTGCTGAAACTCTCGAAATCGTGGTTTCAGGTGCTAGAGACCGAAAAAGAATTGGAAACTTTAAAGCGAGCACAAGCCGAGACCGAACTTAGGGCATTAAAATCGAATATCAATCCACATTTTTTGTTTAATAATTTAACTTCGCTTTACGGATTGGCAAGAAAAAAAGCCGATGAAACTCCCGAATATATTCTAAAGTTATCAGCATTAATGCGATATATGATTTACGATACCAAAGATAAATTGGTACCCTTAAATAAGGAGTTGGATTATATTGTAAATTATCTGGAATTGCAAAAATTGAGATGCGACAAAACTACCAAGATTAAATATGATATCAGGGGCGAGGTAGACTCACATCAAATCGTACCTTTTCTTTTAATTCCATTTATCGAAAATAGTTTTAAGCATGGAGGAATGAATCAAAACGATAAAAATATCATCGATTTATTCATAATAATTGAAGAGGAGAGTTTAGAAATGCAATTGAAAAATTCCATACCAATTAAAGCAGGAAGTGAGATGGACGGAATGGGAGGATTCGGAATTGAGAATGTAAAGAGTCGACTTCAATTGTTTTACCAGGATCAATACAGTTTAGACCTTAGCCAAAATAAAGAGGAATTTAATGTAAGTCTGAAACTAAACCTAAATCTAAAATGA
- a CDS encoding LytTR family DNA-binding domain-containing protein, with protein MNTTKENTYTCLIVEDEPLSQEILEAYIKDCPQLILIDICKDAIEANTILLDKKIDLIFLDINMPKLNGVEWLKSLDELPKVIFTTAYPEYAVEGFNLNVLDYLLKPFSFNRFLKSVNKFLSLQKNITNKTFVVKSNKKSYIIKTSELNYIESDGDYLKLYRDEDCIVVHDTLKSFRMKLSGSEFLRVHRSFIINISKIAYIENNQVCVNKKMIPVANSYRDELKSAIEK; from the coding sequence ATGAATACCACTAAGGAAAATACATATACCTGCCTGATTGTTGAAGATGAACCCTTATCTCAGGAAATTCTGGAAGCTTATATTAAGGATTGTCCGCAGTTAATATTAATAGATATTTGTAAAGATGCCATTGAGGCAAATACCATTTTGCTCGATAAAAAAATTGATCTAATATTTTTGGATATCAATATGCCAAAATTAAATGGTGTTGAGTGGCTTAAAAGTTTAGATGAACTGCCCAAAGTAATTTTTACTACAGCCTATCCCGAGTATGCGGTTGAAGGGTTTAATCTTAATGTTTTGGATTATCTCTTGAAACCTTTTTCTTTTAATCGATTTTTAAAATCAGTGAATAAATTTTTGTCTTTACAAAAAAACATAACAAACAAAACTTTTGTAGTAAAATCGAATAAGAAAAGCTATATAATAAAAACGAGCGAACTAAATTATATAGAATCGGATGGTGATTATTTAAAATTGTATCGCGATGAGGATTGTATTGTTGTTCACGATACGCTAAAGAGCTTCAGGATGAAACTTTCGGGCTCAGAGTTTTTGCGTGTTCACCGATCATTTATTATTAATATTTCTAAAATTGCTTATATCGAAAATAATCAAGTGTGTGTAAATAAGAAAATGATTCCTGTTGCAAATAGCTATCGCGATGAATTAAAAAGTGCAATTGAAAAGTAA
- the bioB gene encoding biotin synthase BioB, protein MTDIRNNWTYEDVKDIYDLPLLDLVNRASNIHRKYHDSSKMNMNTLISIRTGACSQDCKYCAQSARYHTHVKPEKLSLYQVLAEAKIAKENGVKRVCLSSSGRDANSDERFSEVAEMITEVKKMGLEVCCTLGMVNKEKAKQLANLGITAVNHNLDTSEKYYPSITSTRTYAERLETLNNLQEAGIPYCSGGILGMGETHEDRIEMLRTLANQKKHPYNVPLNSLVPVKGTPFYGKETIGIFEMLRAIATTRILMPKTVIAFAAGRTHYSQEGQALCFLAGANSIFFGNKLLTVDNMKINEDEYLLNQLGLTPTVYKELTTL, encoded by the coding sequence ATGACTGACATTAGAAACAACTGGACCTACGAAGATGTAAAAGATATTTATGACCTTCCACTTTTGGATTTGGTAAACCGCGCATCGAACATTCACCGAAAATACCACGATTCAAGTAAAATGAATATGAATACATTAATTTCTATTCGTACCGGTGCCTGTTCTCAAGATTGCAAATATTGTGCTCAATCGGCGCGATATCACACTCATGTAAAACCTGAAAAATTAAGTTTATATCAAGTATTAGCTGAAGCAAAAATTGCCAAAGAAAATGGTGTGAAAAGAGTTTGCTTAAGTTCATCGGGAAGAGATGCCAACAGCGACGAACGTTTTAGTGAAGTTGCAGAAATGATTACTGAGGTTAAAAAAATGGGGCTTGAAGTCTGCTGTACCTTAGGTATGGTGAATAAAGAAAAAGCGAAACAATTGGCCAATTTGGGAATTACTGCCGTAAATCACAACCTTGATACTTCAGAAAAATATTATCCTTCGATTACCAGTACCCGAACCTATGCCGAACGTTTGGAAACGCTAAACAACCTGCAGGAAGCCGGTATTCCTTATTGTTCCGGTGGTATTTTGGGTATGGGAGAAACCCACGAAGACAGAATTGAAATGCTTAGAACTCTTGCCAATCAAAAAAAACATCCGTACAATGTTCCTTTAAACTCTTTAGTACCTGTTAAAGGAACTCCCTTTTATGGAAAAGAGACCATTGGTATTTTTGAAATGCTTAGAGCAATTGCTACTACTCGTATCTTAATGCCGAAAACCGTTATTGCTTTTGCTGCTGGAAGAACACATTACAGTCAGGAAGGACAAGCGCTTTGTTTTCTTGCTGGTGCCAACTCCATTTTCTTTGGCAATAAATTACTTACCGTTGATAATATGAAAATTAACGAAGATGAGTATCTGTTGAATCAACTGGGATTAACACCAACTGTTTATAAGGAGTTAACTACTTTATAG